A portion of the Sphaerochaeta pleomorpha str. Grapes genome contains these proteins:
- a CDS encoding RNA recognition motif domain-containing protein — protein MAKKIYVRNMSYNTSEEELRDLFAQYGTVLSANIIIDRETRRPKGFGFVEMEEDSAAEAAISQLDGKDLDGRNLSVNEAIAKPRPSYNNNRY, from the coding sequence ATGGCAAAGAAAATCTATGTTCGTAACATGAGTTACAACACCTCCGAAGAAGAACTTCGGGACCTGTTCGCACAGTACGGCACCGTACTCAGTGCAAATATCATCATTGACCGCGAGACCCGTCGCCCCAAGGGCTTTGGTTTCGTAGAGATGGAAGAGGATTCAGCTGCTGAAGCTGCTATCTCCCAGCTCGATGGCAAGGATTTGGATGGCCGTAACCTCAGCGTTAACGAAGCTATTGCAAAACCCCGTCCGTCATACAACAACAACCGTTACTAG
- a CDS encoding amidohydrolase, with the protein MKYVLRHATILTMDTEETVLSDGSLVIEGDTIIYVGKDSALPPSLPATCDQELDLCDTIVMPALINGHTHMGMIAFRSLGDDCPDRLRRFLIPLENVCMTQELAYASSRLAMAEMLLSGTSCAVDMYFFEDVVAAAANEMGFRLYAGETLMEDPHCDAQDGQQGLEKTEALIAQSRGNSLVTPIIAPHAPYSNTVEVLKKAQALAKEHDLLWTMHLSEMDFEMEKYQNEYGLSPIAFLARQGLLDSSLLAAHCIHTSDEDIALLAKSGTRVIHCPGANFKSAKGLARCPKMREEGILVGLGTDGPASGNTLDLFTQMKLYAILHKNGLHDRTAIPAKSVVPLCTSEAAKVLKADHTIGSLEVGKKADILVLGLDQPNMVPCHDPYSVVVYSSGVQNVMHVFVNGKWVVRDHKLTGVSLSQLRDEFFLAAQPFFEEAGKRSL; encoded by the coding sequence ATGAAATATGTGCTGCGTCATGCAACTATCCTCACTATGGATACAGAGGAAACGGTTCTCTCTGACGGGTCCCTTGTCATTGAGGGTGATACCATTATCTATGTAGGGAAGGATAGCGCTCTTCCCCCTTCATTGCCTGCAACCTGTGACCAAGAGCTGGACCTTTGTGACACAATTGTCATGCCGGCTCTGATAAACGGTCATACCCATATGGGGATGATAGCGTTCAGAAGCCTGGGAGACGATTGTCCTGACCGGTTGCGTCGGTTTCTCATTCCCTTGGAAAACGTTTGCATGACACAAGAGCTTGCCTATGCTTCCTCGCGCCTTGCCATGGCAGAAATGCTGCTCAGCGGAACTTCCTGTGCCGTCGATATGTATTTTTTCGAAGATGTGGTTGCCGCAGCGGCAAATGAGATGGGGTTTAGGCTTTATGCAGGCGAAACCTTGATGGAAGATCCTCATTGCGATGCCCAAGACGGGCAACAGGGTTTGGAAAAAACAGAAGCTTTGATTGCACAATCTCGTGGCAATTCCCTTGTAACCCCTATCATTGCCCCCCATGCGCCCTATAGCAACACCGTTGAGGTCTTGAAAAAGGCACAGGCTTTGGCAAAGGAACATGACCTATTATGGACAATGCATCTCAGCGAGATGGACTTTGAGATGGAGAAGTACCAAAACGAGTATGGTTTATCTCCCATTGCCTTTCTTGCCCGGCAGGGCTTGCTCGACTCTTCCCTGCTGGCTGCCCATTGCATCCATACCAGTGATGAGGATATTGCTCTTCTTGCAAAGTCTGGCACCAGGGTAATCCATTGTCCCGGGGCGAATTTCAAGAGTGCCAAGGGTTTGGCCCGGTGCCCAAAGATGCGTGAAGAAGGCATCTTGGTTGGATTGGGAACCGATGGCCCTGCAAGCGGGAATACGTTGGACTTGTTTACCCAGATGAAGCTCTATGCCATCCTGCACAAGAATGGGTTGCACGACCGGACGGCAATACCGGCAAAGTCGGTTGTGCCGCTTTGCACAAGTGAAGCTGCAAAGGTGTTGAAAGCGGACCATACGATAGGAAGCCTGGAAGTAGGCAAGAAAGCTGATATTCTGGTTCTTGGTCTCGACCAGCCCAATATGGTTCCCTGCCATGATCCCTATTCGGTGGTGGTCTATAGCAGTGGGGTGCAGAATGTCATGCATGTATTTGTAAATGGGAAATGGGTTGTCCGTGACCATAAACTGACTGGCGTTTCTCTTTCTCAGCTACGGGATGAGTTTTTCCTTGCTGCCCAGCCTTTCTTTGAGGAAGCCGGAAAGCGTTCCCTGTAG